A single window of Hippocampus zosterae strain Florida chromosome 15, ASM2543408v3, whole genome shotgun sequence DNA harbors:
- the LOC127587675 gene encoding polyamine-transporting ATPase 13A3-like isoform X2, which produces MLAPGKTPFDSAEHRPTAHLLNEDDHRYHQSLIAEQKEPNGKFYHGQSANIVHYFTFHSIRYYWNEGTQDFEIFKGLEDTKVSCADIHRDHSYGLTAAIRDHRALFFGKNEIDVQVPSLFRLFIKEVLNPFYIFQLFAIVLWAVQGYFHYSLSVLFFSFILIAASLYSIRKQYAILHNLVVAHSMMRVSVCRRSKDVEQVMSTELVPGDVITIPANGMIMPCDAVLIRGTCIVNESMLTGESVPVTKTSLPSSGDDAERIYSTEEHKRHTLFCGSHVIQSRYYGGKLVKVVVVRTGFCTEKGQLVRSILYPKPTNFKLHRDATQFLMCMVVLAVLGFFYAIVVDVILGVSAEAVIYDALNITLIAVPPIIPVALTAGLMHAQRRMKRLGIFCISPQRINISGQLNLVCFDKTGTLTEDCLDLWGVQRAEDGIFLAPDTRISTETSFAACMATCHSLITIEGKLCGDPLDVKVFGATGSILEEATEYQAALYNARISTVVQFPDRSCEFGIVRQFPFSSALQRMSVVVRQLGQNHFDAYLKGAPETVSNLCKRHTVPQNFKETLETYTRQGFRVIALAHHRLDSELPWLQIQSLSREQIETNMDFLGLIVMQNKIKEQTAGVLLDLRQANIRTLMVTGDNMLTAISVARDCGMIRGHEKVIIADAVPPNDRNPAAITWRYSENPLLKSNQTTKINFGLHSEKDPGYHFAVSGQAFNVITEHFSHLVPKFLLRATVFARMTPDQKTQLVQALQSIDYTVGMCGDGANDCGALKKAHSGVSLSDLEASVASPFTSSIPNISCITNLIRQGRAALVTTFCVFKFMSLFSLILFCGVILLYTVVSNFGDWQYLLTDTVMLSLIIFTMSLNPAWKKLSRRTPPTSLMSIPVLCSILFQMLNCLLFQIFTFFLVQQQSWYRTPQEIHCNDSRFSDTCGFNKTEAGVLYIITNYENTSLFYVSAFQYLIVAIVFAKGKPFRQPSYKNWSFVLTCTVLYGFILFIMLNPIPAVDELMEIATVPYDWRITLLIIILAHAVLSFILENLILDALWKFFPTKPSVKWTSNRHAANTTQLAKEFWGLAFLSRMFSHKNRPPKTKYKYLALKLQEEVDWPPAPSTITYAGTTQYHISMPF; this is translated from the exons GGGCTTGGAGGACACCAAGGTGAGCTGCGCCGACATTCACAGAGACCACAGCTATGGACTCACCGCCGCAATACGAGACCACAG GGCTTTGTTTTTCGGCAAGAACGAGATTGACGTACAAGTGCCATCTTTATTCAGACTCTTTATAAAAGAG GTCTTGAACCCATTTTACATCTTCCAGCTCTTCGCTATTGTTCTGTGGGCTGTTCAGGGCTATTTCCATTATTCCCTCAGCGTGTTATTCTTTTCGTTCATTTTAATAGCTGCCTCTTTGTACAGCATAAGAAAG CAATATGCGATACTGCATAACTTGGTGGTCGCACACAGCATGATGCGAGTTTCAGTCTGCAGAAGAAGCAAAG ATGTTGAACAGGTCATGTCGACCGAGCTGGTGCCCGGTGATGTCATCACGATTCCAGCCAATGGGATGATCATGCCATGTGACGCCGTGCTTATCCGCGGCACCTGCATTGTGAACGAGAGCATGTTGACAG GAGAGAGCGTACCTGTTACCAAGACCAGTTTGCCGAGTTCGGGCGATGACGCAGAGAGGATCTACTCCACCGAGGAACACAAGCGACACACCCTCTTCTGCGGCTCGCATGTCATCCAGAGCCGTTACTATGGCGGCAAGCTGGTGAAGGTGGTCGTGGTCAGAACAG GCTTTTGTACAGAAAAGGGCCAGCTGGTGCGCTCCATCCTCTACCCTAAGCCCACCAACTTCAAACTGCACCGCGACGCCACACAGTTCCTCATGTGCATGGTGGTGTTGGCAGTGCTCGGTTTCTTCTACGCCATCGTTGTCGACGTCATATTGGGG GTTTCCGCCGAGGCCGTCATCTACGACGCTCTGAACATCACTCTTATTGCCGTGCCCCCAATCATACCGGTGGCGCTGACTGCCGGGCTGATGCACGCCCAACGTCGCATGAAGCGACTCGGCATCTTTTGCATCAGTCCGCAGAGGATCAACATCTCCGGGCAGCTCAACTTGGTCTGCTTTGACAAG ACGGGCACTCTCACGGAAGACTGTTTGGACCTGTGGGGTGTTCAGAGGGCTGAAGATGGCAT TTTTTTAGCGCCGGACACTCGGATATCGACGGAGACTTCTTTTGCCGCCTGCATGGCAACTTGCCACTCCTTGATCACCATAGAAGGCAAACTCTGTGGGGACCCCTTAGACGTCAAGGTGTTCGGCGCCACCGGCTCG ATTCTTGAGGAGGCAACTGAATACCAGGCTGCGCTTTACAATGCCAGAATTTCCACTGTTGTTCAATTTCCAGATCGG TCGTGTGAGTTTGGCATTGTGCGCCAGTTCCCCTTCTCCTCGGCGCTGCAGAGGATGAGCGTGGTGGTCAGGCAGCTGGGACAAAACCACTTTGACGCCTACTTGAAAGGAGCGCCGGAGACGGTGTCCAATCTCTGCAAACGGCACACAG TCCCGCAGAATTTCAAAGAGACACTCGAGACTTACACGCGGCAGGGCTTCAGGGTTATCGCTCTGGCACATCACCGACTGGACTCTGAACTCCCATGGCTACAAATCCAGAGCCTCAGCCG GGAGCAGATCGAGACCAACATGGACTTCCTTGGTTTAATCGTCATGCAGAACAAAATCAAAGAACAGACCGCCGGCGTTTTGCTGGATTTGCGACAAGCCAACATTCGAACTTTAATGGTTACAG GTGACAACATGTTGACGGCAATATCGGTGGCTCGAGACTGCGGAATGATTCGAGGCCATGAGAAAGTCATTATTGCCGATGCCGTGCCTCCTAATGATCGAAACCCCGCCGCCATAACGTGGCGCTACTCCGAGAACCCGCTTCTGAAAAGCAATCAG ACCACCAAGATCAATTTTGGATTGCACAGTGAGAAAGACCCTGGCTATCACTTCGCTGTGAGCGGCCAAGCCTTCAATGTCATCACTGAGCACTTTTCACACCTCGTCCCAAAG TTCCTCCTGAGAGCCACCGTGTTTGCCCGCATGACTCCAGACCAGAAGACTCAGCTGGTGCAAGCCCTGCAGAGCATCGA tTACACTGTCGGGATGTGTGGAGATGGCGCGAATGACTGTGGG GCATTGAAGAAAGCTCACAGCGGGGTGTCTCTTTCTGATCTGGAGGCCTCTGTGGCTTCCCCCTTCACCTCTTCCATCCCAAACATCTCCTGCATTACCAACCTCATCAG GCAAGGCCGCGCTGCTCTTGTCACCACTTTCTGCGTGTTCAAATTCATGTCGCTCTTCAGCCTCATCCTCTTCTGCGGAGTCATTCTGCTTTACACG GTTGTCAGCAATTTTGGAGACTGGCAGTACCTTTTAACTGACACTGTCATGCTTTCTCTAATCATCTTTACCA TGAGTCTGAACCCAGCGTGGAAAAAGTTGTCGCGACGCACCCCCCCAACCAGTCTGATGTCCATCCCGGTGCTCTGCTCAATTCTATTTCAGATGCTCAACTGCCTACTCTTTCAGATTTTTACTTTCTTCTTAGTGCAGCAACAGAGTTGGTATCGGACTCCTCAGGAAAT TCACTGCAACGACTCCAGATTCAGTGACACCTGCGGCTTCAACAAAACCGAAGCCGGAGTCCTCTATATCATCACCAATTATGAAAACACCTCCCTCTTCTACGTTTCTGCTTTCCAGTACTTGATTGTCGCCATTGTCTTTGCGAAAGGAAAACCCTTCAGACAGCCGAGCTATAAAAACT GGTCATTCGTGTTAACCTGCACTGTTCTGTATGGTTTTATCCTGTTCATCATGCTGAATCCCATCCCTGCTGTTGATGAGCTGATGGAG ATTGCGACCGTTCCCTACGACTGGCGCATCACACTCCTCATCATTATTTTAGCGCATGCTGTTCTGTCTTTCATCCTGGAG AATCTGATCCTCGACGCTCTATGGAAGTTTTTTCCAACCAAGCCGAGTGTAAAGTGGACCAGCAACCGACACGCTGCTAATACAACACAG TTGGCGAAGGAATTTTGGGGCCTGGCCTTCCTCTCCAGGATGTTCTCTCACAAAAACCGGCCCCCGAAGACGAAATACAAATATCTGGCTCTGAAGCTCCAGGAGGAGGTTGACTGGCCTCCCGCACCCTCCACCATCACCTATGCCGGCACAACTCAGTACCACATATCGATGCCATTTTGA
- the LOC127587665 gene encoding transcription factor HES-1-like: MPAGTLERTTSSGSCESSAVESARSQTTGRKSSKPIMEKRRRARINESLGHLKTLILDALKKDSSRHSKLEKADILEMTVKHLRNLQRFQMTAAATADPSVLGKYRAGFSECVGEVTRYLSTCDEVNSEARTRLLSHLAARVSQMYAVNFYTPHSGPLGQSAVNAPRVPCKNVAQIRPPADTLNLHASCKVVPTPDGHFAFLVPSAALAPLGAHGGYHVPPGAPPLTSDSVWRPW, from the exons ATGCCGGCCGGTACTTTGGAGCGAACGACTTCATCCGGGTCCTGTGAGAGCTCCGCTGTGGAAAGTGCGCGGAGTCAGACGACGGGCAGAAAG TCTTCCAAACCTATTATGGAAAAGCGGAGGCGGGCGCGAATCAACGAGAGTCTGGGTCACCTCAAGACGCTCATCTTGGACGCACTCAAGAAAGAT AGCTCCAGACACTCCAAACTGGAGAAGGCGGATATCCTTGAGATGACCGTGAAGCATCTCAGGAACCTGCAACGATTCCAGATGACGG CCGCAGCGACCGCCGACCCGTCCGTCCTGGGGAAATACCGTGCCGGTTTCAGCGAGTGCGTGGGCGAGGTCACCCGTTACCTGTCCACGTGTGACGAGGTCAACTCTGAGGCCAGGACGCGCCTGCTCAGCCACCTGGCGGCCCGCGTCTCCCAAATGTACGCGGTCAACTTCTACACGCCTCACTCGGGCCCGCTCGGACAATCTGCCGTCAACGCCCCTCGGGTTCCCTGCAAAAACGTCGCGCAGATACGACCGCCGGCAGACACGCTGAATCTCCATGCCAGCTGTAAAGTGGTCCCGACTCCCGATGGACATTTTGCATTTCTGGTTCCCAGTGCGGCTCTCGCACCTTTGGGCGCACACGGCGGCTATCACGTGCCCCCCGGTGCGCCTCCGCTCACTTCAGACTCTGTGTGGAGACCCTGGTAG
- the zgc:153913 gene encoding carboxypeptidase N subunit 2: MDRGLRPTVFMLLLLCPKGAILSHFNCPFRCQCFTPAQVLCADEHMTSVPKNISREAEEVIIMTSAVQYLFSAAFEESPQLRKLIFLNNALKSIHSRAFQNLSALQELEISGNPWLEHLFLGTFSEQENLTKLQLNYNKFHTVLPGMFNALRNLETLEIKANIISDLPALLFRNLRNLRTLDLSLNKIQKVEGETFSGLTALEVLKINNNHIRNISSDTFRHVAHLTELHLEGNTISELADEIFSALPKLKVLNLRGNRLVTFSDDVFAREASNLTHLDLRGNRLTQVSSLSTLTSLTDLFLSSNQLSGLPEDIFRNVTSLENVDLSENKLASLPERIFAELKRVKMIHLHKNRLSRLESKLFQDQEFIQQLYLSDNQLKNLPLGLLDHFALPHMLRLHGNPWRCDCHMWYLHDFVLNNNQGVEAPDRMLCESPDFLRRRPLASIGRDELLCRLPEEEMTDLSGCTLRKSSDSLVIKCKVEKCSSPLTVKVEFLERNGSTQEHVWKSVHSQCSDVTISKAAMP, from the coding sequence ATGGACAGAGGACTGCGGCCAACCGTGTTCATGCTGCTGCTTCTGTGTCCCAAAGGCGCCATCTTGTCCCACTTCAACTGTCCGTTCAGATGCCAATGTTTTACGCCAGCCCAAGTCCTGTGTGCTGATGAACACATGACATCGGTGCCCAAGAACATATCCCGGGAAGCCGAGGAAGTCATCATCATGACATCAGCCGTGCAGTACTTGTTCTCCGCTGCCTTTGAGGAGAGTCCCCAACTCCGCAAGCTGATCTTCTTGAACAATGCACTGAAAAGTATTCATTCTCGGGCTTTTCAAAACCTGTCGGCGCTTCAAGAACTGGAGATCAGCGGGAACCCTTGGCTGGAACATTTGTTTCTGGGGACTTTTTCCGAGCAGGAAAACCTGACCAAGCTGCAGCTCAACTACAACAAGTTCCACACTGTTCTTCCCGGCATGTTTAATGCTCTTCGAAACCTAGAGACCTTGGAGATCAAGGCCAACATCATCTCCGATTTACCCGCGTTATTGTTTCGGAACCTTCGCAATCTGCGCACCTTGGATTTATCTCTAAATAAAATCCAGAAAGTGGAAGGAGAGACTTTTTCTGGTTTGACCGCGCTGGAGGTtctcaaaataaacaacaaccacATTCGCAATATTTCATCGGACACGTTCCGTCACGTGGCTCACCTGACGGAGCTCCACTTGGAAGGGAATACAATATCAGAACTCGCTGACGAGATCTTTTCTGCGTTGCCCAAACTGAAGGTGCTCAACCTCCGTGGGAACCGCCTGGTCACTTTTAGCGACGACGTATTTGCACGGGAGGCTTCGAATCTGACACATTTGGACCTGAGAGGAAACAGGCTGACACAAGTGTCCTCTCTCAGTACGCTGACATCCCTGACTGACCTTTTCTTGTCATCCAATCAGCTTTCAGGGCTCCCCGAAGACATTTTTCGAAACGTCACCTCGCTCGAGAACGTGGATCTCTCGGAAAACAAACTCGCATCGTTGCCGGAGAGGATCTTCGCCGAGCTCaaacgcgtcaaaatgatccacCTCCACAAAAACCGGCTGAGTAGGTTGGAGTCCAAATTGTTTCAGGACCAGGAGTTCATTCAGCAACTCTACCTGTCTGATAACCAACTGAAAAATCTCCCGCTGGGTCTCCTGGACCACTTTGCACTCCCGCACATGTTACGACTCCACGGGAACCCTTGGCGATGTGACTGCCACATGTGGTATTTGCATGATTTCGTGCTGAACAACAACCAGGGCGTCGAGGCGCCGGACAGGATGTTGTGCGAGAGTCCCGACTTCCTGCGGAGGCGACCGCTGGCGTCCATCGGCAGGGACGAGCTTCTGTGTCGTTTGCCCGAAGAGGAGATGACCGACCTGAGCGGCTGCACTCTTCGCAAGTCGAGCGACTCACTGGTCATCAAGTGCAAAGTGGAGAAATGCTCTTCCCCGTTGACTGTAAAAGTTGAGTTTTTGGAGCGCAACGGCAGTACTCAGGAGCACGTTTGGAAAAGCGTCCATTCGCAGTGCAGCGATGTGACGATATCCAAGGCTGCGATGCCATAG
- the cldn1 gene encoding claudin-1 → MANAGIQLLGFTLAFVGFIGSIASTIMVEWKASSYAGDNIITAQALYEGLWKTCASQSTGQVQCKVYDSILQLPAIVLGTRGLMLAAIFLCLIALLVAMVGMKCTKCLAEQPEQKAKVALTSGIVLIIAGLLALVGTSWYGHRIAQDFYNPFTPTNSRYEFGSALYVGWGAAILIIIGGGFLCCNCPKQDSGKAARYPRTNAASNSGKDYV, encoded by the exons ATGGCCAATGCTGGAATACAACTTCTTGGCTTCACACTGGCCTTCGTGGGTTTCATTGGCTCTATCGCATCCACTATCATGGTGGAGTGGAAGGCTTCATCCTACGCAGGAGACAACATCATTACAGCTCAGGCACTTTATGAAGGCCTCTGGAAAACCTGTGCATCGCAGAGCACGGGCCAAGTTCAGTGTAAAGTATATGATTCAATTCTCCAACTACCAG CCATTGTTTTGGGCACACGAGGACTGATGCTGGCGGCCATCTTTCTCTGCTTGATTGCCCTCTTGGTGGCAATGGTGGGCATGAAGTGCACCAAGTGTTTGGCAGAACAGCCGGAGCAGAAAGCCAAAGTGGCTTTAACAAGCGGAATCGTCTTGATTATTGCGG GCCTCCTTGCCCTGGTGGGAACGTCTTGGTACGGCCACAGAATAGCTCAAGACTTTTACAACCCCTTCACACCAACCAACTCAAG GTACGAATTTGGAAGTGCCCTCTATGTGGGATGGGGCGCTGCGATCCTCATCATTATCGGAGGAGGCTTCTTGTGCTGCAACTGCCCCAAACAGGACTCAGGGAAAGCTGCACGCTACCCACGAACCAACGCGGCCAGTAACTCGGGCAAAGACTACGTGTAG